A genomic stretch from Candidatus Woesearchaeota archaeon includes:
- a CDS encoding type II toxin-antitoxin system RelE/ParE family toxin codes for MISYQIIFDEEAIDFLNKLPKDLKERIFNKIISAKENPFHFFERLAGRPDYKLRIEDYRAIADIDQQKLIITITVIGHRKNVYEL; via the coding sequence ATTATAAGTTATCAAATCATATTCGATGAAGAAGCGATTGATTTTCTCAATAAGCTTCCGAAAGACTTGAAAGAGAGAATTTTCAATAAAATTATTTCAGCAAAAGAAAATCCATTTCATTTTTTTGAACGTTTAGCTGGACGACCTGATTATAAACTAAGAATAGAAGATTATCGGGCTATTGCAGACATAGACCAACAAAAATTAATTATCACAATAACAGTTATAGGGCATCGAAAGAATGTATATGAACTTTAA